Proteins encoded in a region of the Anaerohalosphaeraceae bacterium genome:
- a CDS encoding GspE/PulE family protein has translation MADLNGLVADWGQMDGTLPFSPYKVLFLIGWFFLCLYSVRRSDESPLILNQYRALANTAALFVGPAVLFVLFVVDVVQKIQAGKLLWAELPKYTLAAVFRTNPISKARPITSIGPSIELMDTAGRHFADVYAQQSSGRRTNREILDLTERLILEGLQERATDILIDPKSDAVYTVRYRIDGMLRVHEEIDSKVCNAVINSIKAISGMDIAEKRRPQDGAFMARTPNGEIYFRVASSGVLGGEKLAIRVLDQTRGLMSLEEIGMDDRTQKAIRNIIRQPSGMVLVCGPTGSGKTTTLYAMLSNMNVQERNIVTIEDPIEHVLPHASQIEVNVKAGVTFASSLRSILRQDPDVICVGEIRDAETAAMAVQAAQTGHLVLATLHASSNMAALVRMMDLGVRPLLLASALSVIISQRLVRRLCDACKGPAELTQSQINYCLQNNLDQTKILQARGCGRCGGTGYYGRIAIMDVTYMDDKLRHTLVSGTLSPADMKQKGDRDFFATLRRDGLAKVLAGITTLEEIKRVTSHLGG, from the coding sequence ATGGCCGATCTGAACGGGCTTGTGGCGGATTGGGGGCAGATGGACGGGACTCTTCCTTTCAGTCCTTACAAAGTCCTTTTTCTGATCGGCTGGTTCTTTTTGTGCCTGTATTCCGTCCGCCGCTCCGACGAAAGCCCTCTGATTCTCAACCAATATCGGGCTTTGGCCAATACGGCCGCCCTCTTTGTCGGGCCGGCCGTTCTCTTTGTCCTCTTTGTCGTAGATGTCGTCCAGAAGATTCAGGCCGGCAAACTCCTCTGGGCCGAGCTGCCTAAATACACCCTCGCCGCCGTTTTCCGGACCAACCCAATCAGCAAGGCCCGTCCTATCACCTCCATCGGTCCCTCGATTGAATTAATGGACACAGCCGGACGGCATTTTGCCGACGTCTATGCCCAGCAGTCCTCCGGCAGACGCACCAATCGCGAAATCCTCGACCTGACCGAACGGCTCATTCTCGAGGGCCTTCAGGAACGAGCCACGGATATCCTTATTGACCCCAAATCCGACGCCGTCTATACCGTCCGGTACCGCATCGACGGCATGCTCCGTGTTCACGAAGAAATCGACAGCAAAGTCTGCAACGCCGTCATCAACAGCATCAAAGCCATCTCCGGAATGGACATCGCCGAAAAACGCCGTCCGCAGGACGGCGCTTTTATGGCCCGTACGCCCAACGGCGAAATCTACTTCCGCGTTGCATCCTCCGGTGTCCTCGGCGGGGAGAAGCTGGCCATCCGCGTCCTCGACCAGACCCGCGGCCTGATGTCTCTGGAGGAAATCGGAATGGACGACAGAACCCAAAAGGCCATTCGCAACATCATCCGTCAGCCCTCCGGAATGGTTCTGGTCTGCGGTCCGACCGGCAGCGGAAAAACGACGACGCTCTATGCCATGCTCTCCAACATGAATGTTCAGGAGCGTAATATTGTCACCATCGAAGACCCCATTGAACACGTTCTGCCCCATGCCAGCCAGATTGAAGTCAATGTCAAAGCGGGCGTGACCTTCGCCTCCTCCCTGCGAAGCATCCTGCGGCAGGACCCCGATGTCATCTGTGTGGGTGAAATCCGCGATGCCGAAACCGCTGCGATGGCCGTCCAGGCCGCCCAGACCGGCCATCTCGTGCTGGCCACGCTTCACGCCTCCAGCAATATGGCCGCCCTCGTTCGGATGATGGACCTGGGCGTGCGTCCCCTCCTGCTGGCTTCCGCCCTGAGCGTCATTATCTCCCAGCGGCTGGTTCGCCGGCTCTGCGATGCCTGCAAAGGGCCCGCCGAACTGACCCAAAGCCAAATCAACTACTGCCTCCAGAACAACCTCGACCAGACCAAAATTCTCCAGGCACGCGGCTGCGGCCGCTGCGGCGGTACCGGCTACTACGGGCGTATCGCCATCATGGACGTTACCTACATGGACGATAAACTTCGCCATACCCTCGTCAGCGGCACCCTCTCACCGGCCGATATGAAACAGAAAGGTGATCGGGACTTCTTTGCCACCCTGCGGAGAGACGGGCTTGCCAAGGTTCTGGCAGGCATTACCACCCTCGAGGAAATCAAACGAGTCACTTCCCACTTAGGAGGATAA
- a CDS encoding glycoside hydrolase family 16 protein: MKHLLICMAGLMLAASIAAGADTSDGYVLVWADEFEKDGRPDPNNWTYEIGFVRNEELQWYQPENAFCEGGMLIIEGRRERVRNPNYSPDSRSWRRNREYAEYTSACVKTSGKHSWKFGRFVMRGRIDTRAGLWPAFWTLGFARGWPGCGEIDIMEYYRGMLLANACWDGGGGRPAWDDLKKPLEEFEDPDWSKKFHIWRMDWDEQFIRLYVDDMQLNEIDLSKTINQDGQGANPFHEPHSILLNLAIGGTQGGDPSETGFPARFEIDYVRVYQKKS; this comes from the coding sequence ATGAAACATTTGCTGATTTGTATGGCGGGGTTGATGCTGGCGGCATCGATTGCAGCCGGAGCCGACACATCGGACGGCTATGTGCTGGTCTGGGCGGATGAGTTTGAAAAAGACGGCAGGCCGGACCCGAATAACTGGACCTATGAGATTGGGTTTGTGCGGAATGAGGAGCTGCAGTGGTATCAGCCGGAAAATGCCTTCTGTGAAGGGGGAATGCTGATTATTGAGGGCAGGCGGGAGCGAGTCAGGAACCCCAATTACAGTCCGGACAGCCGGTCGTGGCGGCGGAATCGGGAGTATGCGGAATATACCTCCGCCTGCGTAAAGACCTCGGGGAAGCATTCGTGGAAATTCGGGCGGTTTGTGATGCGGGGGCGGATTGACACACGTGCGGGGCTGTGGCCGGCATTCTGGACGCTCGGGTTTGCCCGCGGCTGGCCGGGCTGCGGCGAAATTGACATTATGGAATATTATCGGGGAATGCTGCTGGCGAATGCCTGCTGGGACGGCGGGGGCGGTCGGCCGGCGTGGGATGACCTGAAAAAACCGCTGGAAGAGTTCGAGGACCCGGACTGGTCGAAGAAATTTCACATTTGGCGGATGGATTGGGATGAACAGTTTATCCGGCTGTATGTGGATGATATGCAGCTGAATGAGATTGACCTGTCCAAAACCATCAATCAGGACGGGCAGGGGGCCAATCCGTTTCATGAGCCGCATTCTATTTTGCTCAATTTAGCCATCGGCGGCACGCAGGGGGGCGACCCTTCGGAGACGGGATTTCCGGCCCGCTTTGAGATTGATTATGTGCGGGTGTACCAGAAAAAATCTTAG
- the folD gene encoding bifunctional methylenetetrahydrofolate dehydrogenase/methenyltetrahydrofolate cyclohydrolase FolD — MAAKILDGRQIASQMREELKGRIAKLAQQGIRPGLAVILVGDDPASKSYVTAKEKACEEIGIFSSDNRLAAATTETDLLGLIERFNRDPKIHGILVQLPLPKHINEERILNAICPEKDVDGFHPVNVGRMVIGQRCFLPCTPHGVVQMLVRSGVVLEGAEVVIVGRSNIVGKPLANLLIQKGRMGNATMTICHTKTRNLAEHVRRADIVIAAAGRPRTITADMVKEGAVVIDVGVNRVEDASAKNGYRLVGDVDFEAVRQKASMITPVPGGVGPMTITMLLYNTVESAERAAENR; from the coding sequence GTGGCGGCAAAGATACTTGACGGCAGGCAGATAGCATCTCAGATGCGGGAAGAACTGAAAGGGCGGATTGCGAAACTTGCTCAGCAAGGGATCCGTCCTGGACTGGCGGTCATTTTGGTGGGAGATGACCCGGCGTCCAAGTCGTATGTGACGGCCAAAGAAAAGGCGTGCGAAGAAATCGGGATTTTTTCGAGCGATAATCGGCTGGCTGCCGCAACGACGGAGACAGACTTGCTGGGGCTGATTGAGCGGTTCAATCGGGACCCAAAGATACACGGGATTTTGGTTCAGCTGCCCCTGCCGAAGCATATCAATGAGGAGCGAATTCTGAATGCGATTTGTCCGGAAAAGGATGTGGATGGTTTTCATCCGGTGAATGTGGGGCGGATGGTGATTGGACAGCGGTGTTTCCTGCCGTGCACGCCGCATGGGGTTGTGCAGATGCTCGTGCGAAGCGGGGTTGTGCTGGAGGGAGCGGAAGTCGTGATTGTGGGGCGAAGCAATATTGTGGGCAAGCCGCTGGCCAATCTGCTGATTCAGAAGGGACGGATGGGAAATGCAACGATGACGATTTGTCATACAAAGACGCGGAATCTGGCCGAGCATGTCCGTCGGGCGGATATTGTAATTGCGGCGGCAGGACGTCCGAGAACGATTACGGCCGATATGGTTAAGGAAGGAGCGGTCGTGATAGACGTAGGGGTTAATCGAGTCGAGGATGCGTCGGCCAAGAACGGGTATCGGCTTGTAGGCGATGTGGATTTTGAGGCGGTCCGACAGAAGGCGTCGATGATTACGCCGGTACCGGGCGGGGTAGGGCCGATGACTATTACGATGCTTTTGTATAATACCGTGGAGTCGGCGGAGCGGGCGGCGGAAAACCGTTGA
- a CDS encoding arabinan endo-1,5-alpha-L-arabinosidase, producing MPEPEPVMLELEGDLNVHDPVLLKEKDTYYLFCTGGNRRTGYVPIRCSKDLLHWQLRGYVFETLPEWAPIEIPGTRGVWAPDISYFNGKYHLYYSISTFGKNNSAIGLATNKTLDPNSLEYKWEDHGMVLRSTEGKDDWNAIDANIVIEDDKNIWICWGSFWSGIQMRKIDPVTGKLSAEHTAHYTLASRPRKAEHKTPPVEGAIEAPFVIRRDGFWYLFVSFDLCCRGADSTYNIVVGRSEKVTGPYFDRTGVPMLEGGGTQVIKATTDNWKGPGHCAVFREGDQDYLVFHAYHGQTGRPYLKISTMEWKDGWPVVAPLP from the coding sequence ATGCCGGAACCAGAGCCCGTCATGCTCGAATTGGAAGGAGACCTAAACGTTCACGACCCGGTCCTTCTCAAGGAAAAGGACACATACTATCTGTTTTGTACCGGCGGAAACCGCCGAACAGGCTATGTCCCTATCCGCTGCTCCAAAGACCTTCTGCACTGGCAGCTGCGCGGCTATGTCTTTGAAACCCTGCCCGAATGGGCCCCTATCGAAATTCCTGGAACCCGCGGTGTCTGGGCACCCGATATCTCCTATTTTAACGGCAAGTACCATCTCTATTACTCCATCTCCACCTTCGGCAAGAACAATTCCGCTATCGGTCTGGCCACAAATAAAACCCTCGACCCAAACAGCCTGGAGTACAAATGGGAGGATCACGGAATGGTCCTTCGCTCCACCGAAGGCAAGGACGACTGGAACGCGATTGACGCCAACATCGTCATCGAAGACGACAAAAATATCTGGATTTGCTGGGGCAGTTTCTGGAGCGGCATCCAGATGCGCAAAATCGACCCTGTCACAGGCAAACTGTCCGCCGAACATACCGCTCACTATACCCTTGCGAGCCGACCGCGAAAAGCGGAACACAAGACTCCGCCCGTCGAAGGAGCAATCGAAGCTCCCTTTGTTATCCGGCGGGACGGCTTCTGGTATCTGTTTGTCTCCTTTGATTTATGCTGCCGCGGGGCTGACAGCACCTACAACATCGTGGTCGGCCGTTCCGAAAAAGTCACCGGCCCGTATTTCGACCGCACAGGCGTGCCGATGCTCGAAGGCGGCGGCACACAGGTCATCAAAGCCACCACAGACAACTGGAAAGGACCCGGCCACTGCGCCGTGTTCCGGGAAGGCGATCAGGATTACCTCGTCTTTCACGCCTATCACGGACAGACCGGAAGACCCTATCTGAAAATCTCTACGATGGAATGGAAAGACGGCTGGCCTGTCGTCGCCCCCCTGCCGTAA
- a CDS encoding SMP-30/gluconolactonase/LRE family protein → MQIILFFLSGIFITAQPESAISPVRPSAVPQKIAGGFQFTEGITADPNGTLYFSDIPAGLIYRISPDGTLSKYIETNRSNGLQVAPDGSLIVCESAGPRRLLRIDRQKNIITLADGCNGKKFNSPNDCWLDPKGGVYMTDPRYGSRDDMQQDGEHVYYITPDRRVIRVIEDMIRPNGLIGNPDGTLLYVADHAAGKTWLYNIQKDGTLTNKRLFCSDGSDGMTLDSCGNVYLTWRRQVKIYAPDGQLLDTIDLPESPTNVCIGGPERQTLYINTPSAVYTVDLITKAVGTN, encoded by the coding sequence ATGCAAATAATTCTTTTCTTCTTATCGGGCATCTTCATCACCGCTCAGCCGGAGTCTGCAATCTCCCCCGTCCGTCCTTCTGCTGTGCCCCAAAAAATCGCCGGCGGCTTTCAATTCACCGAGGGCATCACCGCCGACCCCAACGGCACGCTTTACTTCTCCGACATCCCAGCGGGCCTGATTTACCGAATCTCCCCCGACGGCACCCTCTCCAAATACATCGAAACCAACCGTTCCAACGGCCTTCAGGTCGCCCCGGACGGCTCACTGATTGTCTGCGAATCCGCCGGCCCCCGGCGCCTCCTTCGAATTGACCGCCAAAAAAACATCATCACATTGGCCGACGGCTGCAACGGGAAAAAATTCAACAGCCCCAACGACTGCTGGCTCGACCCCAAAGGCGGCGTTTATATGACCGACCCCCGGTACGGCAGTCGTGATGACATGCAGCAGGACGGCGAGCATGTCTATTACATCACCCCGGACCGCCGGGTCATCCGCGTGATTGAAGACATGATACGTCCAAATGGACTCATCGGTAACCCCGACGGGACCCTCCTCTATGTGGCCGATCATGCCGCCGGCAAAACCTGGCTCTACAACATCCAAAAAGACGGCACACTCACGAATAAGCGGCTGTTCTGCTCCGACGGCTCCGATGGGATGACTCTCGACAGCTGCGGAAATGTCTATCTGACCTGGCGGCGGCAGGTCAAAATCTACGCCCCCGACGGACAGCTCCTCGATACAATCGACCTGCCCGAGAGCCCCACCAATGTCTGCATCGGCGGCCCCGAGCGGCAAACCCTTTATATCAACACCCCGTCCGCTGTGTACACCGTGGATTTGATCACAAAGGCCGTCGGAACCAACTAA
- a CDS encoding CvpA family protein — protein MVWFAALLLGIFFAWLGFKKGVYIMAAAAFNFLLSVYIAVLSAPALLKNNPALQESPYYAAFAMLFLTAACFILLQGICYCLFLRGADCVFPVAFEKAAGGLLGFLIGYTLASFLFLAVCIMPFSRHELFVRFISLDKMKTFSSSTTVKICHFMAGWSLQYLADKPRKTIEYLISLGDPKPLPASPSAQPPSAPLNQTSTPPSPSPNRPDESHL, from the coding sequence ATGGTTTGGTTCGCCGCCTTGCTGCTCGGAATCTTTTTCGCCTGGCTCGGCTTCAAAAAAGGCGTTTACATCATGGCCGCCGCCGCCTTCAACTTTCTTCTTTCGGTTTACATCGCCGTTCTCTCCGCTCCGGCCCTGCTGAAAAACAACCCGGCCCTTCAGGAATCCCCCTATTATGCCGCGTTTGCCATGCTTTTCCTGACCGCCGCCTGTTTTATCCTCCTGCAGGGAATCTGCTATTGCCTCTTTCTCCGCGGGGCCGACTGCGTCTTTCCAGTTGCTTTTGAAAAAGCTGCCGGCGGGCTGCTCGGCTTTCTGATCGGCTATACCCTGGCCTCCTTTCTTTTTTTGGCTGTCTGCATCATGCCCTTTTCAAGACATGAACTCTTTGTGCGGTTCATCTCCCTCGACAAAATGAAGACCTTTTCCTCCTCTACAACCGTAAAGATATGTCATTTTATGGCCGGATGGTCCCTTCAGTATCTGGCAGATAAACCCCGAAAAACCATCGAGTACCTGATTTCTCTCGGAGACCCCAAACCCCTTCCTGCTTCCCCGTCGGCACAGCCCCCTTCCGCCCCGCTGAACCAAACTTCCACACCCCCCTCTCCTTCACCCAACCGGCCGGATGAAAGCCATCTCTAA